In Raphanus sativus cultivar WK10039 chromosome 5, ASM80110v3, whole genome shotgun sequence, the following proteins share a genomic window:
- the LOC108859994 gene encoding uncharacterized protein LOC108859994 isoform X3: protein MLPIPSRPQRAPRVMIFNQLEEKHLRPLFQVEPHVGAMNTGEDGQVSEDMPSTKKTRKDKQNYLHILMPLLLFSKIIEIKEARHSSTLQAARAVVTK from the exons ATGCTTCCCATTCCTTCTCGCCCACAACGCGCGCCTAGAGTAATGATATTCAATCAA CTGGAGGAGAAACATCTCAGGCCTCTGTTTCAAGTTGAGCCCCATGTTGGTGCCATGAACACTGGAGAGGATGGACAAGTTTCCGAGGACATGCCCTCCACAAAGAAAACGCGAAAAGACAAACAGAATTATCTACATATCCTTATGCCG CTTCTCCTCTTTTCCAAAATTATCGAAATCAAAGAAGCTCGGCATTCTTCTACACTGCAAG CCGCAAGAGCTGTGGTAACGAAGTAG
- the LOC108859994 gene encoding uncharacterized protein LOC108859994 isoform X1 translates to MLPIPSRPQRAPRVMIFNQLEEKHLRPLFQVEPHVGAMNTGEDGQVSEDMPSTKKTRKDKQNYLHILMPLLLFSKIIEIKEARHSSTLQAYIYYGCTLIMSKTKAKERKWRKEKAAAEQG, encoded by the exons ATGCTTCCCATTCCTTCTCGCCCACAACGCGCGCCTAGAGTAATGATATTCAATCAA CTGGAGGAGAAACATCTCAGGCCTCTGTTTCAAGTTGAGCCCCATGTTGGTGCCATGAACACTGGAGAGGATGGACAAGTTTCCGAGGACATGCCCTCCACAAAGAAAACGCGAAAAGACAAACAGAATTATCTACATATCCTTATGCCG CTTCTCCTCTTTTCCAAAATTATCGAAATCAAAGAAGCTCGGCATTCTTCTACACTGCAAG CATATATATACTATGGGTGCACACTAATTATGTCAAAGACTAAAGCTAAAGAAAGGAAATGGCGGAA AGAAAAAGCTGCAGCTGAACAAGGTTAA
- the LOC108859994 gene encoding uncharacterized protein LOC108859994 isoform X2 — MLPIPSRPQRAPRLEEKHLRPLFQVEPHVGAMNTGEDGQVSEDMPSTKKTRKDKQNYLHILMPLLLFSKIIEIKEARHSSTLQAYIYYGCTLIMSKTKAKERKWRKEKAAAEQG, encoded by the exons ATGCTTCCCATTCCTTCTCGCCCACAACGCGCGCCTAGA CTGGAGGAGAAACATCTCAGGCCTCTGTTTCAAGTTGAGCCCCATGTTGGTGCCATGAACACTGGAGAGGATGGACAAGTTTCCGAGGACATGCCCTCCACAAAGAAAACGCGAAAAGACAAACAGAATTATCTACATATCCTTATGCCG CTTCTCCTCTTTTCCAAAATTATCGAAATCAAAGAAGCTCGGCATTCTTCTACACTGCAAG CATATATATACTATGGGTGCACACTAATTATGTCAAAGACTAAAGCTAAAGAAAGGAAATGGCGGAA AGAAAAAGCTGCAGCTGAACAAGGTTAA